The following proteins are encoded in a genomic region of Mus caroli chromosome 18, CAROLI_EIJ_v1.1, whole genome shotgun sequence:
- the LOC115029894 gene encoding protocadherin alpha-7: MRIKRQQFEMVNLRGYNWKSQQLLLFLIIVAAWEAGSGQLHYSVPEEAKHGTFVGRIAQDLGLELTELVPRLFRVASKDRGDLLEVNLQNGILFVNSRIDREELCEQSAECSIHLEVIVDRPLQVFHVEVEVRDINDNPPMFPATQKALFIPESRLLDSRFPLEGASDADVGSNALLTYRLSTNEHFSLDVPPNHEQVKPLGLVLRKPLDREEAAEMRLLLTATDGGKPELTGTVQLLITVLDVNDNAPVFDRSLYTVKLPENVPNGTLVIKVNASDLDEGVNGDVMYSFSSDVSSDIKSKFHMDAVSGEITVIGMIDFEESKAYKIPLEARDKGLPPLIGHCTVLVEVVDANDNTPQLTVSSLSLPVSEDSQPGRVVTLISVFDRDSGANGQVTCSLTPHIPFKLVSTFKNYYSLVLDSALDRETIANYDVIVTARDGGSPSLWATASVSVEVADVNDNAPLFAQPEYTVFVKENNPPGAHIFTVLAVDADAQENALVSYSLVERRVGERLLSSYVSVHAESGKVFALQPLDHEELELLQFQVSARDAGVPALGSNVTLQVFVLDENDNAPTLLGPLANGVGGTMNEVVSRALVPGQVVAKVRAVDEDSGYNAWLSYELQPAAGGVRSPFRVGLYTGEISTTRALEETDALRQCLLVLVKDHGEPSLTATATVLLSLVDSGQTQKVSSKVSAGASSVDQKLVDVNVYLIIAICAVSSLLVLTLLLYTALRCSATPTDGACAPGKPMLVCSSAVGSWSYSQQRRQRVCSGEGPPKTDLMAFSPSLPQGPSSTDNVSLQYFFLQACKK; encoded by the coding sequence ATGAGAATAAAACGTCAGCAATTTGAAATGGTAAACCTGAGAGGATACAACTGGAAGAGCCAACAATTACTCCTTTTCCTGATAATTGTGGCAGCCTGGGAGGCAGGGAGCGGCCAGCTCCATTACTCCGTCCCAGAGGAAGCCAAACACGGCACCTTCGTGGGCCGCATCGCGCAggacctggggctggagctgaCAGAGCTGGTGCCCCGCCTGTTCAGGGTGGCGTCCAAGGACCGCGGGGACCTTCTGGAGGTAAATCTGCAGAATGGCATTTTGTTTGTGAATTCTCGGATCGACCGGGAGGAGCTGTGCGAGCAGAGCGCGGAGTGCAGCATCCACCTGGAGGTGATAGTGGACAGGCCGCTGCAGGTTTTCCAcgtggaggtggaggtgagggACATTAATGACAACCCTCCCATGTTTCCAGCGACACAAAAGGCTCTATTTATTCCGGAGTCCAGACTGCTTGACTCGCGGTTTCCACTAGAGGGCGCGTCAGATGCAGATGTCGGTTCCAATGCTCTGCTGACTTACAGACTGAGCACCAATGAACATTTCTCTCTGGATGTACCGCCCAACCACGAGCAGGTGAAACCTCTTGGGCTCGTTTTGCGGAAACCTTTAGACAGAGAAGAAGCTGCAGAGATGCGCTTATTGCTCACGGCCACCGACGGAGGCAAACCGGAGCTGACCGGCACCGTTCAATTACTCATCACAGTGCTGGATGTCAATGACAATGCTCCAGTTTTTGACAGATCTCTCTATACCGTGAAATTGCCAGAAAACGTTCCAAATGGAACATTGGTAATCAAAGTCAATGCCTCAGATTTGGACGAGGGCGTGAATGGGGACGTTATGTACTCATTTTCTAGTGATGTTTCTTCAGATATAAAATCCAAGTTCCACATGGACGCTGTGAGTGGAGAGATTACAGTTATAGGAATGATTGATTTCGAAGAGAGTAAAGCTTACAAGATTCCATTAGAGGCACGTGATAAGGGCCTCCCACCACTGATTGGTCATTGTACGGTTCTTGTGGAAGTTGTAGATGCTAATGACAACACTCCACAGTTGACGGTCAGTTCCTTGTCTCTCCCGGTATCCGAGGACAGTCAACCTGGAAGAGTCGTCACTTTAATTAGCGTATTTGACCGTGATTCTGGTGCCAACGGGCAGGTGACCTGCTCCCTGACTCCTCACATCCCCTTCAAGCTGGTGTCCACATTCAAAAATTACTATTCGCTCGTGCTGGATAGTGCTCTGGACCGAGAGACCATCGCTAACTACGATGTGATTGTGACCGCTCGCGATGGCGGTTCGCCCTCCCTGTGGGCCACAGCCAGCGTGTCCGTGGAGGTGGCCGACGTGAACGACAATGCTCCACTGTTTGCGCAGCCCGAATACACAGTGTTCGTGAAGGAGAACAACCCCCCTGGTGCGCACATCTTCACAGTGTTAGCGGTGGATGCGGATGCGCAGGAGAATGCGCTGGTGTCCTACTCGCTGGTGGAGCGGAGGGTGGGCGAGCGCTTGCTGTCGAGCTATGTGTCTGTGCACGCGGAGAGCGGCAAGGTGTTCGCGCTGCAGCCTCTGGACCATGAGGAGCTGGAGCTGCTGCAGTTCCAGGTGAGCGCGCGGGATGCTGGTGTGCCTGCCCTGGGCAGCAATGTGACTCTGCAGGTGTTTGTGCTGGATGAGAACGACAACGCACCCACGCTGCTGGGGCCTTTGGCTAACGGGGTTGGTGGCACAATGAATGAGGTAGTATCAAGGGCTTTGGTGCCTGGTCAGGTTGTGGCGAAAGTCCGGGCCGTAGATGAGGACTCTGGCTACAATGCATGGTTGTCTTATGAGCTGCAGCCAGCTGCAGGTGGAGTTCGTAGTCCCTTCCGTGTAGGCCTGTACACAGGAGAAATCAGCACGACACGTGCTCTGGAGGAGACAGATGCATTGCGGCAGTGCTTGTTAGTGTTGGTGAAAGATCACGGAGAACCTTCTCTGACCGCCACAGCCACGGTGTTGCTTTCTCTGGTAGACAGCGGCCAAACACAGAAGGTCTCATCTAAGGTGTCAGCTGGAGCCTCCAGCGTGGATCAGAAGCTGGTGGATGTCAACGTGTATCTGATCATCGCCATCTGCGCAGTGTCCAGCCTGTTAGTGCTCACGCTCCTGCTGTACACAGCGCTGCGCTGTTCCGCGACGCCCACCGATGGAGCCTGTGCTCCAGGGAAGCCCATGCTGGTGTGCTCCAGCGCGGTGGGGAGCTGGTCATACTCGCAGCAGAGGCGACAGAGGGTGTGCTCTGGAGAGGGTCCACCCAAGACCGACCTCATGGCCTTCAGCCCCAGTCTACCTCAGGGTCCCAGTTCTACAGATAACGTGAgtcttcaatatttttttcttcaggcgTGCAAAAAATAG
- the LOC110285079 gene encoding protocadherin alpha-4 isoform X13 — translation MEFSWGSGQESQRLLLSFLLLAIWEAGNSQIHYSIPEEAKHGTFVGRIAQDLGLELTELVPRLFXVASKDRGDLLEVNLQNGILFVNSRIDREELCGRSAECSIHLEVIVDRPLQVFHVEVEVRDINDNPPRFPTTQKNLFIAESRPLDTWFPLEGASDADIGINAVLTYRLSPNDYFSLEKPSNDERVKGLGLVLRKSLDREETPEIILVLTVTDGGKPELTGSVQLLITVLDANDNSPVFDRSLYTVKLPENVPNGTLVVKVNASDLDEGVNGDIMYSFSTDNSPNVKYKFHIDPVSGEIIVKGYIDFEECKSYEILIEGIDKGQLPLSGHCKVIVQVEDINDNVPELEFKSLSLPIRENSPVGTVIALISVSDRDTGVNGQVTCSLTNHVPFKLVSTFKNYYSLVLDSALDRETTADYKVVVTARDGGSPSLWATASVSVEVADVNDNAPVFAQPEYTVFVKENNPPGAHIFTVLAMDADAQENALVSYSLVERRVGERLLSXYVSVHAESGKVFALQPLDHEELELLQFQVSARDAGVPALGSNVTLQVFVLDENDNAPTLLEPEAGVSGGIVSRLVSRSVGAGHVVAKVRAVDADSGYNAWLSYELQSSEGNSRSLFRVGLYTGEISTTRTLDEADSPRQRLLVLVKDHGDPAMIVTATVLVSLVENGPVPKAPSRVSTSVTHSEASLVDVNVYLIIAICAVSSLLVLTLLLYTALRCSTVPNESVCGPPKPVMVCSSAVGSWSYSQQRRQRVCSGEYPPKTDLMAFSPSLSDSRDREDQLQSAEDTSGKSQECKTRGFR, via the exons ATGGAATTTTCCTGGGGAAGTGGCCAGGAATCCCAgcgcttgcttctttcttttctgcttcttgcAATCTGGGAGGCAGGGAACAGCCAGATCCACTACTCCATCCCAGAGGAGGCCAAACACGGCACCTTCGTGGGCCGCATCGCGCAGGACCTGGGGCTCGAGCTGACGGAGCTGGTGCCCCGCCTGTTCAGNGTGGCGTCCAAGGACCGCGGAGACCTTCTGGAGGTAAATCTGCAGAATGGCATTTTGTTTGTGAATTCTCGGATCGACCGGGAGGAGCTGTGCGGGCGGAGCGCGGAGTGCAGCATCCACCTGGAGGTGATCGTGGACAGGCCGCTTCAGGTTTTCCAcgtggaggtggaggtgagggACATTAACGACAACCCTCCCAGGTTCCCAACAACACAAAAGAATCTGTTCATTGCAGAATCAAGGCCACTTGACACTTGGTTTCCACTAGAGGGCGCTTCAGACGCAGATATCGGAATCAATGCTGTACTGACTTACAGACTGAGTCCAAATGATTACTTTTCTTTGGAAAAACCATCCAACGACGAACGGGTAAAAGGTCTTGGACTTGTATTACGGAAATCTTTAGACCGGGAGGAAACTCCAGAGATAATTTTAGTGCTTACTGTCACGGACGGAGGAAAGCCAGAGCTGACTGGCAGTGTTCAGTTACTCATCACCGTGCTGGATGCCAATGATAATTCTCCAGTTTTTGACAGATCTCTCTATACCGTGAAATTACCAGAAAACGTTCCAAATGGGACATTGGTAGTCAAAGTTAATGCCTCAGATTTAGACGAAGGGGTAAATGGGGATATTATGTACTCATTTTCTACAGATAATTCACCAAATGTGAAATACAAATTTCACATAGATCCTGTTAGCGGAGAGATTATTGTAAAGGGATACATTGATTTTGAAGAGTGCAAATCCTATGAAATTCTCATAGAGGGAATTGACAAGGGACAACTTCCACTCTCTGGGCACTGTAAAGTCATTGTACAAGTTGAAGACATTAACGATAATGTCCCAGAACTGGAATTCAAATCTCTATCACTTCCAATACGAGAGAATTCTCCAGTGGGCACTGTCATCGCACTCATCAGTGTGTCTGATCGGGACACGGGTGTCAACGGGCAGGTGACCTGCTCCCTGACAAATCATGTCCCCTTCAAGTTGGTGTCCACCTTCAAGAATTACTATTCTCTCGTGCTGGACAGCGCCTTGGACCGAGAGACAACAGCAGACTATAAGGTGGTGGTGACAGCGCGGGATGGGGGCTCGCCCTCGCTGTGGGCCACGGCCAGCGTGTCTGTGGAGGTGGCTGACGTGAACGACAATGCTCCAGTGTTCGCTCAGCCCGAATACACCGTGTTTGTGAAGGAGAACAATCCACCAGGAGCGCACATCTTCACGGTGTTGGCGATGGATGCGGACGCGCAGGAGAACGCGCTGGTGTCCTACTCNCTGGTGGAGCGGAGGGTGGGCGAGCGCTTGCTGTCGAGNTATGTGTCTGTGCACGCGGAGAGCGGCAAGGTGTTCGCNCTGCAGCCTCTGGACCATGAGGAGCTGGAGCTGCTGCAGTTCCAGGTGAGCGCGCGGGATGCTGGTGTGCCTGCCCTGGGCAGCAATGTGACTCTGCAGGTGTTTGTGCTGGACGAGAATGACAACGCGCCCACACTgctggaacctgaggcaggagtcTCTGGTGGAATCGTGAGCCGGCTGGTGTCCAGATCAGTGGGTGCAGGCCATGTGGTGGCTAAGGTGCGCGCGGTGGATGCAGACTCTGGCTACAACGCATGGCTCTCGTATGAGCTGCAATCGTCAGAAGGCAATTCCCGTAGCCTTTTCCGCGTAGGTTTGTATACGGGCGAGATTAGTACTACGCGCACCCTGGATGAAGCAGATTCGCCACGTCAGCGCCTTTTGGTGCTGGTGAAGGACCATGGTGACCCAGCAATGATTGTTACCGCCACAGTGTTGGTGTCGCTGGTAGAGAATGGCCCGGTACCAAAGGCTCCATCGCGAGTATCCACGAGTGTCACACACTCTGAGGCGTCACTGGTAGATGTCAACGTGTACCTGATCATCGCCATCTGCGCGGTGTCCAGCCTGCTAGTGCTCACGCTGCTGCTGTACACAGCGCTGCGCTGTTCCACTGTCCCCAATGAGAGCGTGTGCGGGCCTCCAAAACCGGTAATGGTGTGCTCCAGTGCCGTGGGGAGCTGGTCATACTCCCAGCAAAGGAGGCAAAGGGTGTGCTCTGGGGAGTACCCACCTAAGACCGACCTCATGGCCTTCAGCCCCAGTTTATCTGATTCAAGGGACAGAGAGGATCAACTGCAGTCTGCAGAGGACACCTCTGGAAAG agtCAAGAATGCAAGACTCGCGGTTTCCGGTAG